In Zingiber officinale cultivar Zhangliang chromosome 6A, Zo_v1.1, whole genome shotgun sequence, a single genomic region encodes these proteins:
- the LOC121997575 gene encoding ubiquitin carboxyl-terminal hydrolase 23-like: MAEGAAISVTAQLEALFHRRIEFHPNRKPLSSFPNGDFRLETLNPSSGPGTSAEKIGGVSMPSKGNRSVESEFYEFGFDQELSCRITFRRIGAGLANLGNTCFLNSVLQCLTYTEPFAAYLQSGKHKSSCHTAGFCAMCALQNHVITALQSSGKIVSPSHFVKNLRCVSRSFQNSRQEDAHEYMVNLLESMHKCCLPSGVPSESPSAYEKSLVHKIFGGRLQSQVKCMQCNYSSNKFDPFLDLSLEIVKADSLLKALAHYTKVEQLDGGQKQYQCQNCKEKVKALKQLTIYKAPHVLTIHLKRFYSHDPGQKIDKKVEFEPSLDLKPFVSDQQGGNLKYTLYGVLVHAGWSTRSGHYYCYVRTSSGLWHSLDDNQVHQVSEKTVLAQKAYMLFYVRNRSSIPKGFENLFCKDRANQNGKKLIPQSSLVLNGVVQNGLTEKCHSPMEPTSSQLQISSAVAHSASAMNVSSNELSTQMLSPLLNGGTSKNKIPELQNNNQVLGVKLSTLKDGSSIKKGLRQTSAPFSKSPVKLPVEKVLKEVDEVSVAEKGLFQVAVENSFSDLPQNVDGEDERSHASCCPLQCAHQNGHSSNLQSEEDNAKQENLAPSVKMLKKLHNPMKLRRLAKYAQKGLPFGRSFLASLNLSVIQRSKKNKKFHLRLKDSQKHECGRQKDQALPTSGAVNNVSAGKGSSSKHSRSEMIKGSIDQAMKIRNYCNESFDHADKKEEVTEKDETLSPELPISSSNSTIKSLNSRLTVENEEVNGKDVIFAPQLPIISSNPTEKSVNSRVTFAGDQVRLQKDFRNMLMMGLEISVPRWDDAKLHKLSQNGLESSRSTSIGYVLDEWNEEYDRGKRKKLRKSLQSFDGPNLFQQTANQKARQNFKAKFETEQSANQPFRIC, translated from the exons ATGGCGGAGGGGGCGGCCATCTCCGTCACGGCTCAGTTGGAAGCCTTGTTCCATAGGAGGATCGAGTTCCATCCCAATCGGAAGCCGTTGTCTTCCTTTCCCAACGGGGATTTCCGCCTCGAGACTCTGAACCCCAGCTCGGGTCCCGGTACATCTGCAGAGAAAATAGGAGGAGTCTCCATGCCGTCGAAGGGGAATCGATCGGTGGAGTCGGAGTTTTACGAGTTTGGATTCGATCAAGAGCTTAGCTGTAGAATCACCTTCCGGAGGATA GGTGCTGGTCTGGCAAATCTCGGCAATACTTGTTTTCTTAATTCGGTTCTTCAGTGCCTTACATATACTGAACCTTTTGCAGCTTATTTGCAAAGTGGAAAGCATAAATCTTCTT GTCATACTGCTGGATTTTGTGCAATGTGTGCCCTTCAGAATCATGTCATTACTGCTTTACAGTCAAGTGGAAAGATAGTTTCACCTTCACATTTTGTTAAGAACTTACGTT GTGTGTCACGCAGTTTCCAAAATTCAAGACAAGAAGATGCTCATGAGTATATGGTTAACTTGCTAGAATCAATGCATAAATGCTGTTTACCATCTGGAGTACCAAGTGAGTCCCCCAGTGCCTATGAAAAAAGCTTGGTACACAAGATATTTGGTGGTCGATTGCAGAGTCAG GTTAAATGCATGCAGTGTAACTACTCTTCTAATAAGTTTGATCCCTTCTTAGACTTGAGTCTTGAAATAGTGAAGGCTGACTCTTTGCTTAAGGCACTTGCCCATTACACCAAGGTGGAGCAATTAGATGGAGGTCAGAAGCAATACCAGTGCCAAAACTGCAAGGAGAAAGTCAAGGCCCTCAAGCAACTTACCATTTACAAGGCTCCCCATGTTCTTACCATTCATCTCAAGCGTTTTTATTCTCATGATCCTGGTCAAAAGATTGACAAAAAAGTGGAATTTGAACCAAGTTTGGATTTAAAACCTTTTGTCAGCGATCAACAG GGTGGAAATCTAAAATATACACTTTATGGTGTATTAGTACATGCAGGGTGGAGTACCCGCTCTGGACACTATTATTGTTATGTTCGTACCTCAAGTGGCTTGTGGCATTCTCTGGATGATAATCAG GTACACCAGGTAAGTGAGAAGACTGTTTTGGCACAGAAAGcatatatgttattttatgtacGGAACAGAAGTTCTATACCCAAAGGATTTGAAAATTTGTTCTGCAAAGACAGGGCTAATCAAAATGGAAAGAAATTGATTCCCCAGTCATCCTTGGTTTTGAATGGTGTTGTTCAAAATGGTTTGACAGAAAAATGCCATAGTCCTATGGAACCCACCTCTTCCCAATTGCAAATTTCAAGTGCTGTTGCTCATTCTGCTTCGGCTATGAATGTTTCATCAAATGAACTTTCAACACAAATGCTGTCTcccttgctgaatggtggcacttctaaaaataaaattcctgaACTACAAAATAATAACCAGGTACTTGGAGTGAAACTTTCCACTTTGAAAGACGGAAGCTCCATTAAGAAAGGATTGCGGCAAACATCTGCACCATTTTCTAAAAGTCCAGTGAAGCTTCCTGTTGAAAAGGTTTTGAAGGAGGTGGATGAAGTTTCGGTGGCAGAGAAGGGTCTGTTCCAAGTTGCTGTTGAAAATAGCTTCTCTGATCTACCCCAGAATGTCGATGGTGAAGATGAAAGATCTCATGCTTCTTGTTGTCCACTCCAATGTGCACATCAAAATGGGCACTCATCTAATCTGCAATCTGAAGAAGACAATGCTAAACAGGAAAATCTTGCTCCTTCAGTAAAAATGTTGAAGAAACTGCATAATCCCATGAAACTGAGGAGGCTTGCTAAATATGCCCAGAAGGGCCTGCCATTTGGTCGTTCATTTCTTGCTTCTTTAAACTTGTCAGTGATCCAAAGatccaagaaaaacaaaaaattcCATTTACGATTAAAAGATTCACAGAAACATGAGTGTGGCCGTCAAAAAGACCAGGCTTTGCCCACGTCTGGGGCTGTTAATAATGTTTCTGCAGGTAAGGGTTCTTCATCAAAACATTCTCGAtctgaaatgatcaaaggaagtaTTGACCAAGCTATGAAGATCAGGAACTACTGCAATGAATCATTTGATCATGCGGACAAAAAGGAAGAGGTAACTGAAAAGGATGAGACTCTTTCCCCTGAGTTGCCAATATCTAGCTCAAATTCCACCATAAAATCACTTAATTCAAGGCTCACTGTTGAAAATGAAGAGGTGAATGGGAAAGATGTGATTTTTGCCCCTCAGTTGCCAATAATTAGCTCAAATCCCACTGAAAAATCAGTTAACTCGAGAGTCACCTTTGCTGGTGACCAAGTAAGATTGCAGAAAGATTTTAGGAATATGCTTATGATGGGTTTGGAGATTTCTG TTCCTAGATGGGATGATGCTAAATTGCATAAATTAAGCCAGAATGGTTTAGAAAGTTCTAGAAGTACCAGTATTGGCTATGTATTAGATGAATG GAATGAGGAATATGACCGTGGTAAACGAAAGAAGTTAAGAAAATCCCTACAGTCTTTTGACGGGCCGAACCTATTCCAACAGACTGCCAACCAAAAAGCGCGACAGAATTTCAAGGCAAAATTTGAGACCGAGCAATCAGCGAACCAACCCTTCAGGATATGTTGA